From the Exiguobacterium marinum DSM 16307 genome, the window CCGAGTGCCTCTCGTTTCCATTTCGCAAGCGATTGAACGATTTCAAGTTCATGGCCTGGATACATCGTATCAAACTGAATGATGCGCTCCACACCGTTCAGATGATCGTTGACACCACTTGCTGATTCGACGAATAACGGCGCCTGTACTTGTGTGAGTCCGAGTTCACGCGAGACTTTCTCCTCGAAGAGTGCCTTTACTGCTCCGATTGTCTGCTGTCTTTCCTTCATCGTGCTTGTTGCTGTTGTCATTTTCCGTTTCCTCCAATTGTGGAATATTTGGGAGTGAAGCCATGAAAAAAAGCCCTCCAATCCCATCGAACATGGGACGGAAGACTTCGGTTCCGCGGTGCCACCCAAATTAGTAGACGAATCTACTCACTTTTTCGAGACAAACATCTCGTAGCTCCGATAACGGGGAGCGGTCCGGCTACGTCTACTGGCAAAGCGTTCGGGTAGCGACTCCAGGAAGTTTTTCGACGAAGGGTTAAGACCGGGCTCTCACCTCCCCCGGATCGCTTGACTCACTACCTTCATGTACTCGTCCTTTCGACGTCGTTCACAATTGAATTGAATTCATTATTATAAATATTCTGAATAATGTCAACGGTTTTTCAAAAAAAAAATAATCCTCCGTGTAGCGAACGGAGGATTCCCTTAGGAGGGTTATTTAATCGAACCACTCGTGATCCCTTTGATGATATGCTTTTGCATACCGAAGAAGAAGACCAAAAGGGGAACGATTCCTAACACTAAACCAGCTAACGCAAGATCCCACTGTTTTGTATATTGTCCAAAGAAATAGAACGTCGCGAGCGGGATGGTCCGTAATTCCACATCACGAAGAACGAGAGACGGCAATAGGAAGTCGTTCCAAATCCAGAGACTGTTCAAGATGACGATTGTCACCGTGATTGGCTTTAGTAGCGGAAAAACTATTCGCCAAAATACACCCCATGTCGAACATCCGTCAATGATGGCCGCTTCTTCAATTTCTTCAGGAATGGACTTCATGAACCCATGGTAGAGAAACACGGAGATTCCAGAACCGAACCCAAGATACATGACCATCAGTCCCCAATGACTGTTCAACAACCCAAGGACGCTCGAAACCTTTACAAGCGGAATCATGATAGATTGAAACGGAATGACCATAGCTGCCACGAATAAGAAAAAAATCATCGTGGAGACCCAATGTTTCGTACGAACGAGTTTCCATGCTGCCATCGAAGTAAAGATAACGATGATTGCATTTGCACCAAACGTGATGAGAAGTGAGTTTAGAAACACGCGTCCATAATTCATCGCTTCCCATGCTTCCGTATAGTTCGACGTCAACCATTCGTTCGGTAAGGCGGAAGTATTCGTAAAGATTTCGGCCATCGATTTGAACGAGTTGGCGACAACGTAATAGAATGGCACCAAATAAAGAAGTCCGAGCAGAATAGCGACGAGTTCAATGACTCCGAGATTCCAAGAATACGCTCCCGGGCGGAGAGGCCGCTTCGGGACGAGCTTTGGTGTTTCATCCAATTTTTTCTCGATTCGTTCCAATTTTTCCGTCGTCATGCTTCCACCTCCCGTTTTTTCGTCACGTACACTTGCGTCACCGTAATCGCAGCCACGACCAAGAAGAAGATGACCGCTTTAGCTGAGCCAAGACCATAATTGTTATTGACGAAGGATTCTGTGTAAATGTTTAAAGCCAACATCTCGGTCGATTTGAACGGTCCTCCATTTGTCAGCGACAAGTTCGTATCAAACACTTTGAACGACCATGAAATCGTTAAGAATAAACAAATCGTGATGGATGGCATAATCATCGGCAAGGTAATGTGACGAAGCATCTTGAAACGGTTCGCTCCATCAATTCGAGCCGCCTCCATCAAATCGGTCGGTACATTCTGTAATGCTGCGATATAGATGACCATGACGTAGCCGCCACCTTGCCAGATTGCGACGATCACGATTCCCCAAAATGCCGTTTGCGCATCTCCGAGCCACGGTAGTTCAAATAGACTCCATCCCGTCAACGCCCCAATCGAGGCAAATCCTTTCACGTAAATGAACTGCCAAATGAATCCGAGAATCAATCCACCAATCAAGTTCGGCATGAAGAAAATTGTACGTAAGAAATTTCGTGTTTTAATATTCATCGTCAACAATAATGCTAAAGAAAATCCGACGATATTCGTCAATAAGACAGATACAATCGTATATTTTGTTGTTATCCAAAAAGAAGCTCGGAATTGCTCATCTTCCAAAAATAATCGTTGATAGTTATCGAATCCGATAAAATTCAACTCGCCTGTCACACCGTTCCAATCCGTGAAACTATAGTAGATTCCATTGAAGAACGGGATCAGTACAATGGCGACAAAAGCCAAAAAA encodes:
- a CDS encoding carbohydrate ABC transporter permease is translated as MTTEKLERIEKKLDETPKLVPKRPLRPGAYSWNLGVIELVAILLGLLYLVPFYYVVANSFKSMAEIFTNTSALPNEWLTSNYTEAWEAMNYGRVFLNSLLITFGANAIIVIFTSMAAWKLVRTKHWVSTMIFFLFVAAMVIPFQSIMIPLVKVSSVLGLLNSHWGLMVMYLGFGSGISVFLYHGFMKSIPEEIEEAAIIDGCSTWGVFWRIVFPLLKPITVTIVILNSLWIWNDFLLPSLVLRDVELRTIPLATFYFFGQYTKQWDLALAGLVLGIVPLLVFFFGMQKHIIKGITSGSIK
- a CDS encoding carbohydrate ABC transporter permease — protein: MTETAKRTKRRRNWKKPASFIAFVGPAFLAFVAIVLIPFFNGIYYSFTDWNGVTGELNFIGFDNYQRLFLEDEQFRASFWITTKYTIVSVLLTNIVGFSLALLLTMNIKTRNFLRTIFFMPNLIGGLILGFIWQFIYVKGFASIGALTGWSLFELPWLGDAQTAFWGIVIVAIWQGGGYVMVIYIAALQNVPTDLMEAARIDGANRFKMLRHITLPMIMPSITICLFLTISWSFKVFDTNLSLTNGGPFKSTEMLALNIYTESFVNNNYGLGSAKAVIFFLVVAAITVTQVYVTKKREVEA